The genomic segment TTTTTTTCCGTGTTTTGAATTTAAACAGTATATTGTTTGGTATAAGCCTTTCCATGCCTCTTACTCTAATGATTGCCGTTGCCGCACTTGCACATCAGAATCATACAATAAATGATTATTGGTATAATGTTTTGGTTGTTGCGGCCGTAATGGAAGTTATTGTTGTGATGGTAGGAGTTAAAATATTGAATAAATTAATAGTTAAAAGTGAAAAATGAAAAATTTAAAATATTAAGATATTGTTCTTAACTTTTCACTTTTAATTTTTCATTATTAATAGTTGGTATAATTTCACAAAAAAAGGAAAATAATGGTAATTACAAGATTTGCTCCCTCCCCTACAGGGTATCTGCATATCGGCGGGCTTAGAACCGCTCTTTTTAACTGGCTTTGGGCCAGAAAAAACAACGGAAAATTCAAGCTAAGAATAGAAGATACGGACCGGAAAAGAAATAAACAAGAAGCAGTTGAAGCCATAATAAAAGCATTTGATTGGAGTGGGCTTAATTATGACGGGGAAGTGGTTTTTCAAAGTGAGAGGTTTGATGTATATAAAAGATATATAAATGAATTACTTAAAAAAGGTTTTGCATATAAATGTTACCTCACAAAAGAAGAGCTTGAAATAATAAGAAACGCCAAAATGAAAGGTGAAGAACCTACGATTGACATAAGAAAATACAGGGATTTTAAGGAGGAGCTAAATAAACCTTATGTGATAAGATTTAAAACACCTCTTGAGGGAAAAATCTGTTTTGAAGACGGGGTTAAGGGAATGCAGTGTGTGGATGCAAAAGAAATTGAAGATTTTGTAATTGCCAGGGGTGACGGAACTCCTACATATAATTTTGTGGTTGTAATTGACGATTATGAAATGGGTTTGACGGATATTATAAGGGGGGATGACCATTTAAGAAATACATTCAAACAGATGCTGCTTTATGAAGCGTTCGGATGGAATGTACCGAAATTTTACCATGTGCCTATGATTCATAATGAAAAAGGCGGCAAAATGAGTAAGCGTGACGGAGCTGTGGATGTGATGGAATATAAAAAAGAAGGCTTTCTTCCGGAAGCTTTGCTAAATTTTTTAGTGCGTCTCGGATGGTCTCACGGAGATCAGGAAATTTTCAGCATGGAAGAGATGATAAACCTGTTTGATCCGAAAGACATCAATAAAGCCCCGAGCAGATTCAATAAAGAAAAGCTTGAGTGGCTAAATAGCCATTATATTAAAAATTCTCCTAATGAAAGACTTGAAATTATATTAAGGGACGATTTCGGGGTTGATATATTAAATCATGACAGAAAAGAGATTTTAATAGATGAGCTTAAAGAAAGGGCAAAAACCATAAAAGAAATGGCCGTGGAAATTGAAAAAATATTAAATGAGCCAAGTGAATATAATGAAAAAGCCGTTAAAAAATTTATAAAAGATGATGTTTTATCTAATTTAAATGAATTCGTAACATTTTTAAAAGATAAAAATCCAAAACTGCCAAGTGAATGGCATGACGCTATGCATGAATTTTTGGAACTGAAACAGATTAAACCCAAATTTTTAATGCCGCCTCTTAGAATCGCAATGGTGGGGGATACCAAAGGGATTGACCTTGCGGCAATGTTAAGCGTCCTTGGAAAAGATGAGGTGATAGAAAGAATAGGAAAATTATTAGCCTCTTTTGAAGTTTTTTAAACCTCTTTAAAAAAGAGAATTTGTTTTTTAAAATTTTCAAAGCGTGTAAGAGCCGCAACATATAAATTAAGAGCCATTATGCATATGCTGTATAAGGCATTACTTTTGATGCAATTATTACAAGTGAGTAACAACCGCTTTAAAAAAGTCGTTTTCATTTTTAAATTCATGTGATATATGGCTCAGTGCCTCTATACCCACAAAACACCAAAACACAATTCCGAGTGAAAAAACAGATAATAACTTGTGATTGTAATTGTTATAAAAATATTTATATTTAACAAATGTAGCGCTTCCTCCTGCACTGGGATACATTTTGCCAAATTTTCCGAATACAAACGCCACAGGTAACCGCTGTTAAAAACCATGCAATTAACGCCTGTAAGTTGCGCTTATTGCGGGGACTATAAACACTCCGCTTCCAAGAAGTGTAATTACAATGGTGGCGATTTCTTGAATTAAATTAATTAAATATCTTTTTTAAATTTATATAAGAATACATAATATTTTGTTATAATTCTTACTGGGCCATTGCCGAAATTTTAGGTGTTCCTTTTGGAGAGCTTGTAGGCGAGGGTGAAATAAAAGAAGAGGGTGTGAGCGTTACACTAATTTAAAATAAAAGATTCATTTGAAAGGGAAGTATCACAGTAGGGAAAGTGGATGATCCAAAAGAAATTAACCAGGGAGATGTTGTTGAATTTGATGCCGATTGTACCCATTTATACGTGCTAAAAGCGCTTCAACGCTTATAATTACTATTTATTATTCTAAAAGCAGGTATTTTAGTGAAGATGTTTTTGTTGATGTATTTGACAGGGATGTTTATGAAGAACTGAATAATTTAGTTAATTCAGGAGTTGAGGTTATAAGAGTTATTGCCAAACATGACAAATATATTTTTAAATACAAATAAAGAAGGTTTAAATTTTTTGGAATTAAAAATATAAATTTTGAAAAAGTATTATTTTGCATTTTACAGCGTTTAGGGAAAAGAAATTTTTAATTTAGGTCCTATATTTACCATTATTTTATCTGTAATTTTTTTAAAAGAAAAACTAACAATTAATTTGATAATTGCCATGTTTTTTGCCCTTTTAGGTGTGATTTTCAGTGTAAAAGGCGAAATTGAAGTAAATAAATTTGTTTTTATTGCCTTGCTTTCAGTCATATTACAATTCAGGGAATTGTCGTTTCAGCCGTTACCGGAGTTGTCCATACCGCACTGGCACTTTTTCTCTGGTATGATTCCATAAATTATATAAAACATTCTTTTTGCAATGATTCTTGCGTGGCTTATTTTAGGCCAAGTGCCTAATATTTATCAGATAACAGGTGGATTTTTAGTGTTTTTGGCAGGTGTGTTTATGAGTATGGGGGAAATAAGGAAGAGAAAATGAAAATATTGTTAGAATATCTGCAAAATTTTTATGAAATAGATGGGAAGAAGCTCTAAAAAAAGCTTACGAAAATAATTATGATTTAATGATTTTTGATGTAAAGCTTCCAAAAATGGACGGATTTAGTGCAGTAAAAGAGATCCTTGATAGTGAAAAAGATATTGAAGAAGGTTTTTTAAGCGGCGGGGATGATTATATAAAAAAACCTTTTTCCTTAAAAGAACTCAAATACAGAATTGATGCAATTATCAAAAGGGCAGAAACAGGGGTTGTAAGTAAGGAGGAAATTTTTGAATATCTGTATGGATTAGATGAACCAAATGAAAAAGTTTTAGGAAAAGATAGTATTGAGACAATAAGTGGCAGGGGATTTAATTTTTTTGTCTGGAAAAGAAGGCTTTAAGGAGGTTTTTGCTAATTTATCTAGTATCTACAATTTTTTTGATAGGTATAGGAGAGTTTTTTTATTATAAATTAGCTTATAAAAATATTATTGAAAGTGAAATTAAGTCAATTACAGAGGAATGTTTATAAAAATAATCAATTGTAAGTTTTCTTTTCCTTTAAAGATTGTAAAATAGAAGATAATTAATATATTCGAAATTTTAATCCTGAAAAAGTATATTTTGATAAAACGTTTTGGATTAAAAGAAAATATATTTATTACAGGTTTGAAATGATTAAAAGATGGGGAATAATAGATGTTATATTAAAGTTTTTTGATATTTAATATTATCTTTTTCTTTGTTAGGAAGAGTATTTTTAGCTCCTATGAAAGAGGTTATAAATGTTTAGAAGACGGCATACGAGATTCAACTCATGAAATGAATACTCCTATTAGCATAATTCTTACAAATATTGAGATGATTAAAGAAAAACCAAATAAAAAAGCTATAAAAAGAATAGAAGAAGAAGATTTAATTAGAATTATTGATAATTTACTTTCAAATGCAATTAAATATGCTCCTAATAATTCAACTATTGAGATTAAACTTAAAAAAGGAAAATTTTGT from the Lebetimonas sp. JH292 genome contains:
- the gltX gene encoding glutamate--tRNA ligase, producing the protein MVITRFAPSPTGYLHIGGLRTALFNWLWARKNNGKFKLRIEDTDRKRNKQEAVEAIIKAFDWSGLNYDGEVVFQSERFDVYKRYINELLKKGFAYKCYLTKEELEIIRNAKMKGEEPTIDIRKYRDFKEELNKPYVIRFKTPLEGKICFEDGVKGMQCVDAKEIEDFVIARGDGTPTYNFVVVIDDYEMGLTDIIRGDDHLRNTFKQMLLYEAFGWNVPKFYHVPMIHNEKGGKMSKRDGAVDVMEYKKEGFLPEALLNFLVRLGWSHGDQEIFSMEEMINLFDPKDINKAPSRFNKEKLEWLNSHYIKNSPNERLEIILRDDFGVDILNHDRKEILIDELKERAKTIKEMAVEIEKILNEPSEYNEKAVKKFIKDDVLSNLNEFVTFLKDKNPKLPSEWHDAMHEFLELKQIKPKFLMPPLRIAMVGDTKGIDLAAMLSVLGKDEVIERIGKLLASFEVF
- a CDS encoding sensor histidine kinase, with the translated sequence MNTPISIILTNIEMIKEKPNKKAIKRIEEEDLIRIIDNLLSNAIKYAPNNSTIEIKLKKGKFCTKNIGEINNIENISSEGGFGLGLDIAKKITDDY